One window of Pseudacidobacterium ailaaui genomic DNA carries:
- a CDS encoding VWA domain-containing protein gives MKQILAIALMFFTSGLYAQSVPPIRVDVHLVNVFVNVTDQNGSPVSGLTQEDFTIAEDGHPQKIAVFEKQSNMPLSIVLAVDTSGSVNKDLAIEKRAAHNFVHSLLRPQDSLDLIEFSDDVREVVPFTNKLSRIDYGIENLRTGPATALYDAVYLSAQSLNSRPGRKVLVLISDGGNTVKGVDYADALEQAVRSETMVYSIIDVPIQADAGRDTGGEHAMITLSQETGGKYFYADAAHLPEAFQKVSEDLRTQYLLAYYPEHRRTDSDFRTITVTVKQPAGAHYTVRHRTGYYASPRQ, from the coding sequence ATGAAGCAGATCCTGGCCATCGCGCTTATGTTTTTCACCTCAGGGTTGTATGCACAGAGTGTCCCCCCGATCCGTGTGGATGTGCATCTGGTCAATGTCTTTGTCAATGTGACTGATCAGAACGGATCTCCTGTCAGCGGACTTACTCAGGAAGATTTCACGATCGCGGAAGATGGTCATCCGCAAAAAATTGCTGTTTTTGAAAAACAGTCCAACATGCCGCTTTCCATCGTTCTTGCTGTCGATACCAGCGGTAGTGTCAATAAAGACCTCGCCATTGAGAAACGCGCAGCACACAACTTCGTCCACTCGCTCCTGCGTCCGCAAGACAGCCTCGACTTGATCGAATTCTCCGATGACGTCCGCGAAGTGGTTCCCTTCACCAATAAGCTCAGCCGAATTGATTATGGGATTGAAAATTTGCGCACCGGTCCAGCGACGGCTCTTTACGACGCTGTTTATCTTTCAGCGCAGAGCCTGAACAGCCGTCCCGGACGTAAAGTGCTTGTGCTGATTTCAGATGGCGGCAATACAGTCAAAGGCGTGGATTATGCCGACGCGCTCGAACAGGCGGTTCGCTCGGAAACCATGGTTTACAGCATTATTGATGTTCCCATTCAGGCCGATGCTGGCCGCGACACCGGGGGCGAGCACGCCATGATCACACTCTCGCAAGAGACCGGAGGCAAATATTTTTATGCCGATGCAGCACACCTGCCTGAAGCCTTCCAGAAAGTATCAGAGGACCTGAGGACCCAATACCTGCTGGCCTACTACCCCGAGCACCGCCGCACAGATTCTGACTTTCGCACTATTACAGTCACGGTCAAACAGCCCGCAGGCGCGCACTACACCGTGCGGCACCGTACCGGATATTATGCTTCTCCGCGCCAGTAG
- a CDS encoding mechanosensitive ion channel family protein, protein MWQQVEQSLHDSMWRVFTKVATLLPGILAFLVALLIFLLIAWIAAAVTRRVLLALEFDKRTLSTAGALSELAPRQTPTVLATRAVFWVFVIIGVLLGVSAFEAASAESGISAYVFAYLPHLIGAAVLLFLGTIIGRFLARSVLITAVNLNLQYARLLATGVRWLIYVLTAAMVLDHLSIGGEIVPLAFGILFGGIVLALALAVGLGSRDLVSRSLEREAVRPDQPATEEKIHHF, encoded by the coding sequence ATGTGGCAACAGGTTGAACAATCCTTGCATGATTCCATGTGGCGCGTCTTTACGAAAGTGGCCACATTGTTGCCGGGCATCCTTGCCTTCCTGGTGGCACTGCTGATTTTTCTTCTGATTGCGTGGATCGCAGCAGCAGTGACCCGGCGCGTCCTTCTGGCCCTTGAATTCGACAAACGCACCTTGTCCACGGCAGGCGCGCTGAGTGAGCTCGCTCCACGCCAGACACCCACAGTGCTGGCTACGCGCGCTGTTTTCTGGGTATTTGTCATCATCGGCGTACTTCTGGGCGTTTCCGCCTTCGAGGCGGCATCTGCTGAGTCAGGGATTTCTGCATATGTTTTCGCCTATCTTCCTCACCTGATTGGCGCGGCTGTGCTCCTGTTCTTAGGCACGATCATCGGACGCTTCCTGGCACGCAGCGTATTGATTACTGCCGTGAACCTGAATCTGCAGTATGCGCGTCTGCTGGCCACCGGAGTGCGCTGGCTGATTTATGTGCTGACAGCCGCCATGGTGCTGGACCATCTGTCAATCGGGGGAGAGATCGTGCCTCTGGCCTTCGGTATCCTTTTTGGCGGAATTGTGCTGGCGCTTGCGCTTGCTGTCGGCCTGGGTTCGCGCGATCTGGTCAGCCGTTCGCTGGAAAGGGAAGCCGTGCGGCCCGACCAGCCTGCAACGGAAGAAAAGATCCATCACTTTTAA
- the treS gene encoding maltose alpha-D-glucosyltransferase, producing the protein MSTPTAPLHLSKRPGSASDPLWYKDAIIYELHVRAFYDSNNDGIGDFPGLIQKLDYLQDLGVTCLWLLPFFPSPLRDDGYDIADYMTVHPNYGTLEDFQRFLHAAHDRGMQVMIELVINHTSDQHPWFQRARQAPAGSPERDFYVWSDTDQKYKDARIIFTDTEKSNWTWDPVAQAYYWHRFFSHQPDLNYDNPLVMEEVLKILRYWLDMGVDALRLDAIPYIVEREGTNCENLPETHAVIKKIRAAMDEGYANRMILAEANQWPTDVRPYFGDGDECHMAFHFPLMPRIYMALRQEDRLPITEIMAQTPEIPESCQWGLFLRNHDELTLEMVTDDERDYMYLAYSADPRMRINIGIRRRLAPLVDNNRRRIELLNSILFSFPGTPIIYYGDEIGMGDNIYLGDRNGVRTPMQWTADRNAGFSRANPAQLYSPVIMDPVWGYQAINVEAQHTDPSSLLNWMRNMIALRKLFPVFGRGSLKFLPSANRKVLSYVRQNSEQIVLCLANLSRFPQPVMLDLSEFDGMIPVEMLGYVEFPPITKTPYSLTLGPYEFLWFELQSALLPLESNDSGPDNALIEVGNDHDWKAILTGVNLEKLRSSLLPEYISRQRWFGGKAKQIRSVAVTDWATFDEGRSVCLMTSVRYDSGDEESYFVPLTLLFEEKAEAVRQSHGNAVVAPVRTARKEGVLCDALLSESASFALLRMIDDRSVSESMNGGSIRGFASNLLPSLMTSGGTYMSARLSSAEQSNSSVIFGERMIMKCFRRSEVGTNPDTEISAFLTEHTGFRSIAPFGGWLEYVRPDGARSTLAMLQGFVSNDGDGWTWTLDRLEKYYRFCAEKTDEGAALGFIRQDYLEAAQKLGQLTAAMHKALASSLEDPDFKPELITHSEMEEISKRFAERAAHTIDLLKANLSKLPEDALELGGMVAGRRRKALSSFHRLTTLQSQWVKTRVHGDYHLGQVLHTQDDFVVLDFEGEPARSLSERKMKQPPLKDVAGMLRSFSYAAWSGLARSTSSLQESQRPEEWAKLWIRVVSDEFLQAYLAEMAGSGLLPQTELKSLLDAYLLDKALYELNYEMNNRPDWVRIPLMGIAALLS; encoded by the coding sequence ATGAGTACGCCCACAGCACCATTGCATCTCAGCAAGCGCCCAGGAAGTGCCAGTGATCCCCTCTGGTATAAAGACGCGATTATTTATGAACTCCACGTACGCGCTTTCTATGACAGCAATAACGACGGCATCGGAGATTTCCCCGGACTGATACAAAAACTGGACTATCTCCAGGACCTTGGGGTGACGTGTCTGTGGTTATTGCCCTTTTTCCCCTCCCCTCTGCGTGATGACGGTTACGATATTGCAGACTACATGACCGTGCATCCGAACTATGGAACGCTTGAAGATTTTCAGCGCTTTTTACATGCAGCCCACGATCGAGGGATGCAGGTCATGATTGAACTGGTCATTAATCATACCTCTGACCAGCATCCATGGTTCCAGCGCGCTCGCCAGGCGCCGGCTGGCTCTCCGGAGCGCGATTTTTACGTCTGGAGCGACACTGATCAGAAATACAAAGACGCGCGGATCATTTTTACCGATACCGAAAAATCCAACTGGACGTGGGACCCTGTAGCGCAGGCCTACTACTGGCATCGATTTTTTTCCCATCAGCCGGACTTGAACTATGACAATCCGCTGGTAATGGAAGAAGTGCTGAAGATTCTGCGCTACTGGTTGGACATGGGTGTGGATGCACTCCGCCTGGATGCAATTCCTTACATCGTAGAACGCGAAGGTACCAACTGCGAGAACCTGCCTGAAACCCATGCCGTCATCAAGAAAATTCGCGCAGCCATGGATGAAGGTTATGCAAATCGCATGATTCTGGCCGAGGCCAATCAATGGCCGACAGATGTGCGGCCCTATTTTGGAGATGGCGACGAGTGCCATATGGCCTTTCATTTTCCCCTGATGCCGCGCATCTATATGGCCTTGAGGCAGGAAGACCGTCTGCCGATTACAGAAATTATGGCGCAGACTCCGGAGATCCCGGAAAGCTGTCAGTGGGGACTTTTCCTGCGCAATCACGATGAGCTGACGCTTGAAATGGTTACCGATGACGAGCGCGATTATATGTATCTGGCTTATAGTGCCGACCCCCGCATGCGCATCAACATCGGTATCCGGCGTAGGCTCGCCCCTCTGGTGGACAATAACCGCCGTCGTATCGAGCTGCTCAACAGTATTCTTTTTTCCTTTCCCGGTACGCCAATCATTTATTACGGCGATGAGATTGGCATGGGAGACAACATCTACCTTGGAGATCGCAATGGCGTGCGTACACCCATGCAATGGACCGCAGACCGCAATGCAGGGTTTTCCCGCGCCAATCCAGCACAGCTTTACAGCCCCGTCATTATGGATCCGGTTTGGGGCTATCAGGCGATCAATGTTGAGGCGCAGCATACGGACCCTTCGTCTCTGCTGAACTGGATGCGCAACATGATTGCGTTGCGCAAATTGTTCCCAGTATTCGGCCGAGGATCGCTCAAGTTCCTCCCCTCAGCCAATCGCAAGGTGCTGTCGTATGTACGACAAAATTCCGAGCAAATCGTGTTATGCCTGGCCAATCTTTCCCGTTTTCCTCAACCCGTCATGTTGGACCTTTCAGAATTTGACGGCATGATTCCAGTGGAAATGCTGGGTTATGTAGAATTTCCTCCTATTACAAAAACGCCCTATTCGCTGACCCTGGGCCCTTATGAATTTTTGTGGTTTGAACTGCAATCTGCACTGCTGCCGCTGGAAAGCAATGATTCCGGACCGGACAATGCGCTGATTGAGGTGGGAAATGATCATGACTGGAAGGCGATTCTGACGGGCGTCAACCTCGAAAAGCTGCGTTCCTCCCTTTTGCCGGAATATATCTCCAGGCAAAGATGGTTTGGCGGGAAGGCGAAACAAATACGTTCTGTGGCTGTTACAGACTGGGCCACTTTTGATGAGGGCCGTTCTGTTTGTCTGATGACTTCAGTCCGATATGACTCCGGAGATGAGGAATCCTATTTTGTTCCATTGACGCTGCTTTTTGAGGAAAAGGCCGAGGCCGTCCGCCAATCACACGGAAATGCAGTGGTTGCTCCCGTGAGAACAGCGAGGAAAGAGGGGGTCCTTTGCGACGCACTGCTCAGCGAGAGTGCCTCCTTTGCGTTGTTGCGGATGATCGATGACCGCAGCGTATCAGAATCTATGAATGGGGGGAGCATACGGGGATTTGCGAGCAATCTTTTGCCCTCCCTGATGACCTCGGGCGGGACATACATGTCGGCCCGCCTCAGTTCAGCAGAACAAAGTAATTCGTCTGTAATTTTTGGCGAACGCATGATCATGAAATGTTTTCGCCGTAGTGAGGTTGGTACGAATCCGGACACAGAGATATCAGCTTTTCTTACCGAACATACCGGGTTTCGTTCTATCGCACCATTTGGAGGATGGCTGGAATATGTCCGTCCGGATGGCGCACGGTCCACGCTGGCCATGCTCCAGGGTTTTGTCAGCAATGATGGAGACGGATGGACGTGGACATTAGACAGACTGGAGAAGTACTACAGATTTTGTGCGGAAAAGACAGATGAAGGCGCAGCGCTCGGGTTCATACGGCAGGATTATCTTGAAGCGGCGCAGAAGCTGGGTCAATTGACCGCCGCAATGCACAAGGCACTGGCCTCTTCTTTGGAAGACCCTGATTTTAAGCCAGAACTGATTACGCATTCTGAGATGGAAGAGATCAGCAAGCGATTTGCCGAGCGTGCCGCGCATACGATTGATTTGCTGAAAGCCAATCTGAGCAAACTACCGGAAGATGCACTGGAACTGGGCGGCATGGTCGCTGGGAGAAGGCGGAAAGCTCTGAGTAGTTTTCACCGATTGACGACCCTGCAGAGCCAGTGGGTCAAAACGCGTGTCCACGGCGACTATCACCTGGGACAAGTGCTTCATACGCAAGATGACTTTGTGGTCCTGGACTTTGAGGGAGAGCCGGCGCGAAGTCTGAGTGAAAGAAAAATGAAACAGCCGCCCTTGAAGGACGTGGCAGGTATGCTGCGCTCGTTCAGCTATGCAGCATGGTCGGGCCTTGCTCGTTCCACTTCAAGTCTACAGGAGTCACAGAGGCCGGAAGAATGGGCAAAACTCTGGATCCGGGTGGTATCGGATGAGTTTCTGCAAGCATATTTGGCAGAAATGGCAGGATCGGGTCTGCTGCCGCAAACCGAGCTGAAGAGCTTGTTGGATGCCTATCTTCTGGACAAGGCCCTTTATGAACTGAACTATGAGATGAATAATCGCCCAGACTGGGTGCGAATCCCTCTGATGGGGATTGCGGCTTTGCTGTCATAA
- the thiE gene encoding thiamine phosphate synthase — translation MALQLPKLYPILDAGLLPTDRREEFLAHLIAALANAGVTLLQYRNKLGPEDRILADAEIIRYAADGRLTLIMNDHPHLALQASFDGAHVGQNDISPQEARKILGPGKILGVSTHNRLQLEAAQAQPVDYVAIGPVFPTSTKSNADPVVGLDGVSEARRLTAKPLVAIGGMTLANAPQVLKAGADSIAVISAIFQQSDMAATEAGKFIHALKTFA, via the coding sequence ATGGCTCTCCAGTTGCCAAAGCTGTATCCCATTTTGGATGCCGGCTTACTGCCAACCGACCGTCGGGAAGAGTTTTTAGCGCATCTGATTGCTGCTCTGGCAAATGCAGGCGTGACCTTGCTGCAATACAGAAACAAACTGGGGCCAGAGGACCGGATTCTTGCTGATGCTGAAATCATCAGGTATGCCGCCGATGGCAGGCTTACGCTAATCATGAATGACCATCCGCATCTGGCCCTACAGGCCAGTTTTGACGGAGCACATGTAGGCCAGAACGACATTTCTCCTCAAGAGGCGCGCAAAATCCTTGGCCCCGGGAAGATACTCGGTGTTTCCACCCATAACCGTCTCCAACTGGAAGCGGCCCAGGCACAGCCGGTGGACTACGTTGCCATCGGTCCTGTATTTCCTACTTCAACCAAGTCAAATGCAGATCCTGTGGTGGGTCTGGACGGAGTGTCTGAAGCACGCAGATTGACAGCAAAACCACTGGTGGCCATCGGTGGAATGACACTCGCAAATGCGCCGCAGGTGCTCAAAGCAGGTGCGGACTCCATAGCCGTAATCTCAGCAATTTTTCAACAAAGTGATATGGCGGCAACGGAAGCAGGAAAATTCATCCACGCTCTGAAGACATTTGCCTAG
- a CDS encoding molybdenum cofactor biosynthesis protein: MHVRVLMFGVLRDLFPAAVESLEMPAGAAVATLLDYFRARAPQHAQLLDSIAVAVNQQYAGPTHPLTEGDEVALLPPVSGGNLSSHVALVHDPIHADALMNKLKQGEDGAVVIFDGIVRNHTRGRRTLYLVYEAYEEMALKQMQSLAQETLKRFPVRDVLLVHRLGKLHIGETSVLIAVASAHRSAAFDACRWLIDTLKKTVPIWKKEYFEDGAVWADGEPFAQELRGPLAT; the protein is encoded by the coding sequence ATGCACGTGCGTGTCCTGATGTTTGGCGTCCTCAGGGACCTTTTTCCCGCAGCAGTTGAATCGCTGGAAATGCCGGCCGGGGCGGCCGTCGCTACGCTGCTTGATTATTTTCGCGCACGTGCACCGCAGCATGCTCAGCTTCTGGACTCGATCGCCGTGGCGGTAAACCAGCAATATGCCGGCCCCACTCATCCGCTTACCGAAGGCGACGAAGTTGCGCTGCTTCCCCCGGTCAGCGGAGGCAATCTCTCTTCCCATGTTGCCCTCGTACACGATCCTATTCATGCCGACGCTCTCATGAACAAACTCAAGCAGGGCGAAGATGGTGCGGTCGTGATTTTTGATGGCATCGTACGGAACCATACACGCGGTCGGCGCACACTCTACCTGGTATACGAGGCTTATGAAGAGATGGCGCTCAAACAAATGCAATCGCTGGCGCAGGAAACATTGAAGCGCTTTCCGGTCCGCGATGTCCTTCTGGTCCACAGACTTGGAAAACTCCATATCGGCGAAACCAGCGTGCTGATTGCCGTGGCTTCCGCGCACCGGTCTGCGGCCTTTGATGCCTGCCGCTGGCTGATCGACACGCTGAAAAAGACGGTTCCCATCTGGAAGAAGGAGTACTTTGAGGACGGGGCCGTCTGGGCCGATGGTGAGCCTTTTGCTCAGGAACTGCGAGGCCCGCTTGCAACATGA
- a CDS encoding alpha-1,4-glucan--maltose-1-phosphate maltosyltransferase, giving the protein MAKPKDGRRRVVIEHVSPELDAGRFPVKRTVGDAVEVEADVFADGHDHVACRVLYRHEDERNWSSVKMEARENDRWHASFVVTKIGRYVYTIAGRIDHFDTWRSDLMKRIEAGQDVALELQTGAVLVEQAAKRARGKEANQLRRWAEVLKARSDSQEAKTAALDPALAEMMERFPDTSLETRYERELRIVVDRERARFSSWYELFPRSCSAVAGVHGTFADVEARLEYLSRLGFDVLYLPPIHPIGRSFRKGKNNSVTAEVEDVGSPWAIGAEQGGHTAIHPQLGTLEDFQKLLQSVKKFGMEIALDIAFQCSPDHPWVKEHPEWFRRRADGSIQYAENPPKKYQDIYPLNFESEDWKGLWDELKKVFLFWIEQGVRIFRVDNPHTKAFPFWEWVIEEIKSVYPDVLFLSEAFTRPRVMERLAKLGFSQSYTYFTWRNTKEELTAYMQELTLSEMREYFRPNFWPNTPDILPESLQSGGRPAFLARLVLAATLGASYGIYGPAFELLENTPIRPGSEEYLNSEKYELRHWDLDASHSIAPVIEKVNRARRENRALQASHALTFHETDNPYLICYSKQSMDGKNTVLVAVNLDPYHVQSGWVTLNLERMGLFPDEPFQVLDELTGHRYLWQGARNYIELSPQTIPAHIFRVLRHIRSEKDFDYYQ; this is encoded by the coding sequence ATGGCAAAACCGAAGGACGGAAGACGGCGCGTCGTCATTGAGCATGTTTCGCCTGAGTTGGATGCAGGCAGATTTCCTGTCAAACGCACCGTGGGAGACGCCGTCGAGGTTGAGGCCGATGTTTTTGCCGATGGTCATGACCACGTGGCCTGCCGGGTGCTGTATCGCCATGAAGATGAGCGCAACTGGTCAAGTGTAAAGATGGAAGCCCGCGAGAATGACCGCTGGCACGCTTCCTTTGTGGTGACAAAAATTGGCCGTTACGTCTATACCATTGCTGGCCGCATTGATCACTTTGACACATGGCGGAGCGACCTGATGAAGCGTATTGAGGCTGGTCAGGACGTTGCACTGGAACTTCAGACGGGCGCGGTCCTGGTGGAACAGGCAGCCAAGCGCGCCCGGGGCAAAGAGGCGAACCAACTTCGGCGTTGGGCTGAAGTGCTGAAAGCCAGAAGCGACAGCCAGGAGGCCAAAACAGCCGCCCTCGATCCGGCGCTCGCGGAAATGATGGAGAGGTTCCCTGATACGTCTCTTGAAACCAGGTACGAAAGGGAGCTTCGAATTGTGGTAGATCGTGAAAGGGCCCGCTTTTCCTCCTGGTACGAACTGTTTCCGCGCTCCTGTTCTGCGGTTGCCGGCGTGCATGGCACGTTTGCTGATGTGGAAGCGCGACTGGAGTATCTTTCTCGATTGGGGTTCGATGTGCTCTATCTTCCGCCCATCCATCCCATTGGCCGGAGCTTCCGGAAAGGGAAAAATAACTCTGTAACGGCTGAGGTCGAAGATGTGGGAAGTCCGTGGGCCATTGGGGCCGAGCAGGGCGGCCACACGGCGATTCACCCACAGTTAGGCACGTTGGAGGATTTCCAGAAGCTGCTCCAAAGCGTAAAAAAGTTCGGAATGGAGATTGCCCTCGATATTGCTTTCCAATGCTCGCCGGACCATCCTTGGGTGAAAGAGCATCCAGAATGGTTCCGCAGGCGGGCGGATGGTTCCATTCAATACGCAGAAAATCCACCCAAAAAATATCAGGACATCTATCCCCTTAACTTTGAAAGCGAAGACTGGAAGGGTTTGTGGGATGAGCTGAAGAAAGTCTTTCTGTTCTGGATTGAGCAGGGTGTGCGCATCTTTCGTGTGGACAATCCTCATACCAAGGCCTTTCCCTTTTGGGAATGGGTGATTGAGGAGATCAAGTCAGTGTATCCGGATGTCCTTTTCCTGTCGGAAGCATTTACCCGCCCTCGCGTCATGGAGCGATTGGCGAAGCTCGGCTTTTCGCAGTCGTACACCTACTTTACGTGGAGAAATACAAAAGAAGAGCTTACGGCCTACATGCAGGAGCTGACGCTATCAGAAATGCGGGAATACTTCCGGCCCAACTTCTGGCCGAACACCCCTGATATTTTGCCAGAATCCCTGCAGAGCGGCGGCAGGCCTGCATTTCTGGCCCGGCTGGTACTGGCAGCTACATTAGGGGCCAGCTATGGGATCTATGGTCCGGCCTTTGAATTGTTGGAAAATACTCCCATCCGGCCGGGCAGTGAAGAGTATCTGAACTCAGAGAAGTATGAGCTGCGACACTGGGACCTGGATGCTTCGCACAGCATTGCGCCGGTGATTGAAAAAGTAAATCGTGCACGCCGAGAAAACCGCGCGCTTCAGGCATCTCACGCGCTTACGTTTCACGAGACAGACAATCCATATCTGATTTGCTACAGCAAGCAGAGCATGGATGGAAAGAACACGGTTTTGGTGGCGGTAAATCTAGATCCGTACCATGTTCAGTCTGGCTGGGTCACACTGAATCTGGAAAGGATGGGGCTTTTTCCGGACGAGCCTTTTCAGGTGCTGGACGAGCTGACGGGTCATCGCTACCTGTGGCAAGGTGCACGGAATTACATCGAGCTTTCGCCACAAACAATTCCGGCGCATATTTTCCGCGTTTTAAGACATATCCGTTCCGAAAAAGACTTTGATTATTACCAGTGA
- a CDS encoding KdsC family phosphatase, which produces MPTQNLSAEERARRIKVILFDVDGVLTDGGIWIFPAPAPSHTTAAQAQEMESKGGYAIHSANMVEAKGFHAHDGSGISLARLGGMKCGIITKRISETVALRARDLRLEFVYMGQAFKMQAVREIMEKESISLEQIAYVGDDVIDLPVMREVGLSIAVANARKQVKDAAHYITPNPGGHGAGRDAVEFILEAKGILHEVIEKYIDERNPIAKSMDIGQGGM; this is translated from the coding sequence ATGCCAACACAAAATCTCTCTGCGGAAGAACGCGCCCGGCGCATCAAGGTCATTCTTTTTGACGTAGACGGAGTGCTCACAGACGGAGGCATCTGGATCTTTCCGGCGCCAGCCCCGAGTCACACAACCGCGGCCCAGGCTCAGGAAATGGAGAGCAAGGGCGGTTATGCAATCCACTCAGCCAACATGGTCGAGGCCAAAGGCTTCCATGCGCATGATGGCTCCGGCATCTCTCTTGCCCGCCTGGGAGGGATGAAATGCGGCATCATTACAAAACGCATTTCGGAAACAGTGGCCCTGCGGGCCCGTGATCTACGGCTTGAATTCGTTTATATGGGACAGGCATTCAAAATGCAGGCCGTGCGCGAGATCATGGAAAAAGAATCCATCTCCCTTGAGCAAATTGCATATGTAGGTGATGACGTGATTGATTTACCGGTCATGCGCGAGGTGGGACTTTCCATCGCTGTGGCAAACGCCCGCAAACAGGTAAAGGATGCGGCCCATTACATTACACCCAATCCAGGCGGGCACGGAGCAGGCCGCGATGCTGTGGAATTCATCCTGGAAGCCAAAGGGATACTCCACGAAGTCATCGAAAAATATATTGATGAGCGTAATCCCATCGCCAAAAGCATGGACATCGGACAGGGAGGAATGTAG